In the genome of Tistrella bauzanensis, one region contains:
- a CDS encoding ABC transporter ATP-binding protein has translation MSTDPSDAAARSRTGAPPLLVCDRIDRSFGGLKALKSVSIAISPGQIFGLVGPNGSGKTTMVNAITGFYPPDAGRVMFDGRDLKGLKPHRIAQLGIARTFQNLALFRGMSVLDNILVGRHIHMRPGALKSLFYPVWARPAEIRHRRHVEDIIDFLQLQDVRDMAVEVIPLGLQKRVELARALAAEPRLLVLDEPMAGMNQEEKEYMARFILDARDAFGAAVLLIEHHMDVVTALCDRLLVLSYGEPIAEGDPHAVIAEPAVVAAYLGKGRTRAA, from the coding sequence ATGTCCACCGATCCGTCCGACGCGGCCGCGCGGTCGCGAACCGGCGCGCCGCCTCTGCTGGTCTGCGACCGCATAGACCGGTCGTTCGGCGGGCTGAAGGCGTTGAAATCCGTGTCGATCGCGATCAGCCCCGGCCAGATCTTCGGGCTGGTCGGGCCGAATGGCAGCGGCAAGACCACCATGGTCAATGCCATCACCGGCTTCTATCCGCCGGATGCCGGCCGGGTCATGTTCGATGGCCGCGACCTGAAGGGGTTGAAGCCGCACCGCATCGCGCAGCTGGGCATCGCCCGGACCTTCCAGAATCTGGCGCTGTTCCGGGGCATGAGCGTGCTCGACAACATCCTGGTCGGCCGGCACATCCACATGCGGCCCGGCGCGCTGAAATCGCTGTTCTATCCGGTCTGGGCGCGGCCGGCCGAGATCCGCCACCGCCGCCATGTCGAGGACATCATCGACTTCCTGCAATTGCAGGATGTCCGCGATATGGCCGTGGAGGTGATCCCGCTGGGGTTGCAGAAGCGCGTGGAACTGGCGCGGGCACTGGCAGCCGAGCCCCGACTGCTGGTGCTGGACGAACCAATGGCCGGCATGAACCAGGAAGAGAAGGAATACATGGCCCGTTTCATCCTGGACGCCCGCGACGCCTTTGGCGCCGCGGTGCTGCTGATCGAGCATCACATGGACGTGGTGACCGCCCTGTGCGACCGCCTGCTGGTGCTGAGCTATGGCGAGCCGATTGCCGAGGGCGACCCCCATGCGGTGATCGCCGAGCCGGCGGTGGTCGCGGCCTATCTGGGGAAGGGGCGGACCCGTGCGGCCTGA
- a CDS encoding TetR/AcrR family transcriptional regulator, which produces MTETSPETSADVPEPRKRSVRPKTLARTRTILETAHDVFAERGYEGASISEIARRVGIAEGTIYKHFDSKKDLLGQVLVRYYDGLIVEIEANLPHITGFHEKLRYIFGFHLQNLLTNAGISKVFLREARSHDDYFESIILDVNRRYTGITQAIVQDAITRGEVRADFPVRLVRYLVFGTLEHVAWRAMSGRGRIDVPAIADALTDALVRGMAPPAAAEPDPACGLLDRLEAAIARIEAQPAHK; this is translated from the coding sequence ATGACCGAGACCAGCCCCGAGACCAGCGCCGATGTGCCCGAGCCGCGCAAGCGCAGCGTGCGGCCGAAAACCCTGGCCCGGACGCGCACCATCCTGGAAACCGCCCATGACGTGTTTGCCGAGCGTGGCTATGAGGGGGCGTCGATTTCCGAGATCGCGCGCCGGGTGGGCATCGCCGAAGGCACGATCTACAAGCATTTCGACAGCAAGAAGGATCTGCTCGGGCAGGTTCTTGTCCGCTATTACGATGGTCTGATCGTCGAAATAGAGGCGAATCTGCCGCATATCACCGGATTTCATGAGAAGCTGCGGTATATTTTCGGCTTCCATCTTCAGAACCTTCTGACGAACGCGGGCATATCGAAAGTATTTCTGCGCGAAGCCCGCAGCCATGACGATTATTTCGAATCCATCATTCTGGATGTGAACCGCCGTTATACCGGCATCACCCAGGCCATCGTGCAGGATGCGATCACGCGGGGCGAGGTCCGGGCCGATTTCCCCGTACGGCTGGTGCGCTATCTGGTGTTCGGAACTCTGGAACATGTGGCGTGGCGCGCCATGAGCGGCCGTGGCCGCATCGACGTGCCCGCCATTGCCGACGCATTGACTGACGCGTTGGTGCGTGGCATGGCGCCGCCTGCCGCCGCCGAGCCCGACCCTGCCTGCGGTCTGCTGGACCGTCTGGAGGCGGCGATCGCCCGGATCGAGGCGCAGCCAGCACATAAGTGA
- a CDS encoding branched-chain amino acid ABC transporter permease: MFYRRAGVRHTSYVADRKLWPLAFDRRMLAVVMVVAITVPLWLGPLYLTAWALPMVIWATAAMGLNLLMGGAGQIHLGYAAVMAIGAYASVHLGRAGVPFELAVLGGGLAAALIGSVFGAAALRVKGLYLAISTLAMQYIVDFGIAHVPAISGGSQATLQAPSVTLLGLVPVDSDAGRYWVALAVCVVVASFLLNVSRTGYGRALATIRDKDYAAEVIGVNSFRYKLSAFWTSSFIGGVAGAVLAFCYYRAITPEQFHLDVSIQLVAMVIVGGLGSVIGSMLGAAFIFAAPLLLNTGLVALVRAGDLAISQELIAHIPLAVYGALIIGFLLIEPLGLAKIYDNIRKYILVWPFRHLG; encoded by the coding sequence ATGTTCTATCGTCGGGCAGGGGTCCGCCACACCAGCTATGTGGCCGACCGCAAACTCTGGCCGCTGGCCTTCGATCGCCGGATGCTGGCCGTGGTGATGGTGGTGGCCATCACGGTGCCGCTGTGGCTGGGGCCGCTCTATCTCACCGCCTGGGCCTTGCCAATGGTGATCTGGGCCACGGCGGCCATGGGGCTGAACCTGCTGATGGGCGGCGCCGGCCAGATCCATCTGGGCTATGCGGCGGTGATGGCGATCGGCGCCTATGCCTCGGTGCATCTGGGCCGGGCGGGGGTGCCGTTCGAACTGGCGGTGCTGGGCGGCGGGCTGGCGGCGGCGCTGATCGGCAGCGTGTTCGGCGCGGCCGCCCTCAGGGTCAAGGGGCTGTATCTGGCGATCTCGACGCTGGCCATGCAGTACATCGTCGATTTCGGCATCGCCCATGTGCCGGCGATCAGCGGCGGCAGTCAGGCGACGCTTCAGGCGCCGTCGGTGACCCTGCTGGGCCTTGTGCCGGTGGACAGCGATGCCGGGCGCTACTGGGTGGCGCTGGCGGTGTGCGTGGTGGTGGCGTCGTTCCTGCTGAACGTGTCGCGCACCGGCTATGGCCGCGCGCTCGCCACCATCCGCGACAAGGATTACGCGGCCGAGGTCATCGGCGTGAACAGCTTCCGCTACAAGCTGTCGGCCTTCTGGACCAGTTCGTTCATCGGTGGTGTGGCCGGCGCGGTGCTCGCCTTCTGTTATTACCGCGCGATCACGCCCGAACAGTTCCATCTGGACGTCTCGATCCAGCTGGTGGCGATGGTGATCGTGGGCGGGCTTGGCAGCGTGATCGGCAGCATGCTCGGCGCCGCCTTCATCTTCGCGGCACCGCTGCTGCTGAACACCGGGCTGGTCGCCCTTGTCCGTGCCGGCGATCTCGCCATCTCGCAGGAACTGATCGCGCATATCCCGCTCGCGGTCTATGGCGCGCTGATCATCGGCTTCCTGCTGATCGAGCCGCTGGGCCTGGCCAAGATCTACGACAACATCCGCAAGTACATCCTGGTCTGGCCGTTCCGCCATCTTGGCTGA
- a CDS encoding ABC transporter substrate-binding protein, with translation MGILARAAGFALAAVLAASAAATGSAAANDDAVIKFGLPQDFTAVYTFVTSEYNQGQRDYLALVNGRGGIGGATFQALVLDHGNQPQRGIEAYERLKQQGALTIDALSTPVSRALVPRAMADHLNLLTTFSGRSDAADGSTFPYVIPMSPMYWSQAAAVVSYMNTATEGGLKGRKLAYVYIDSPFGREPLPVLNALAEENSFELGTFPYASPGSEQSAVWTQVRRFQPDWTIIWGAGVGQTVALREAVRNGIPRDRLATGVWLSESDAEIVGREQTKGVLKFEAVASGREPKIIADILSEVVAKGKGAGPEAKVGTAYYNMGVGMMAMMVEGARLALEADPTLPLTAERLNIGIRSITDFNAEGLLPPTTLTREDHQGGGAGRMAAWDGTRWVAKTDWFSAHQDLVWKMVRAESEKYRQTGE, from the coding sequence ATGGGTATTCTGGCTCGTGCTGCAGGATTTGCCTTGGCGGCGGTCCTTGCGGCATCGGCGGCGGCCACGGGCAGCGCTGCCGCCAATGACGATGCAGTGATCAAATTCGGCTTGCCGCAGGATTTCACCGCCGTCTACACCTTCGTGACGTCGGAATACAATCAGGGCCAGCGCGACTATCTGGCGCTGGTCAATGGCCGGGGTGGCATCGGCGGGGCCACCTTCCAGGCGCTGGTGCTGGACCATGGCAATCAGCCGCAGCGCGGGATCGAGGCCTATGAGCGGCTGAAGCAGCAGGGCGCACTGACCATCGACGCGCTGTCGACGCCGGTGTCGCGGGCGCTGGTGCCCCGGGCGATGGCCGATCATCTGAACCTGCTGACCACCTTCAGCGGCCGCAGCGACGCCGCCGACGGCAGCACCTTCCCCTATGTGATCCCGATGTCGCCGATGTACTGGTCGCAGGCGGCGGCGGTGGTGTCGTACATGAACACGGCGACCGAGGGCGGGCTGAAGGGCCGCAAGCTCGCCTATGTCTATATCGACTCGCCCTTCGGCCGCGAGCCGCTGCCGGTGCTGAACGCGCTGGCGGAAGAAAACAGTTTCGAACTGGGCACCTTCCCCTATGCCTCGCCCGGCAGCGAGCAGTCGGCGGTCTGGACCCAGGTCCGGCGTTTCCAGCCCGACTGGACGATCATCTGGGGCGCCGGTGTCGGCCAGACCGTGGCATTGCGTGAAGCGGTGCGCAACGGCATCCCCCGCGACCGGCTGGCAACCGGTGTCTGGCTGTCGGAATCCGATGCCGAGATCGTGGGCCGCGAACAGACGAAGGGCGTGCTGAAATTCGAGGCCGTGGCCAGCGGCCGCGAGCCGAAGATCATCGCCGACATCCTGTCGGAGGTGGTGGCCAAGGGCAAGGGCGCGGGGCCCGAGGCCAAGGTCGGCACCGCTTATTACAACATGGGCGTCGGCATGATGGCGATGATGGTCGAAGGCGCGCGCCTGGCGCTTGAGGCCGACCCGACCCTGCCGCTGACCGCCGAGCGGCTGAACATCGGCATCCGCAGCATCACCGATTTCAATGCCGAGGGCCTGCTGCCGCCGACCACGCTGACGCGTGAGGACCATCAGGGCGGCGGCGCCGGCCGGATGGCGGCGTGGGATGGCACGCGCTGGGTGGCGAAGACCGACTGGTTTTCGGCGCATCAGGATCTGGTGTGGAAGATGGTGCGGGCTGAATCGGAAAAGTACCGCCAAACGGGGGAGTGA
- a CDS encoding branched-chain amino acid ABC transporter permease gives MDMAFAGELALNGALVGLFYALVGLGIVLIYKASGVANLSQGALAMVGGYVAWALATDAGLPAWLAIPLVLVVMFGLGVVLERVVLRRMAGEAPIMIIMVTLGIEIMLRGVVPGIWGADVKRLDLGIGQDPIFLGPMLINTAYLVGGVVSLVLIGLSVLFFGTLHGIVLRAVSDDQIAAWSVGIRVEHAIALAWGISGVTAASAGILWGSVQGVDWTLSLFLVKGLAVAILGGLDSVPGLLVAGLLVGIAESLVAGLLDPVVGGGTRDIVAAVIILLTVLIRPYGLFGRIHIERV, from the coding sequence ATGGATATGGCCTTTGCCGGCGAACTCGCGCTCAATGGCGCTCTGGTCGGCCTGTTCTATGCCCTGGTGGGTCTGGGCATCGTCTTGATCTACAAGGCATCCGGCGTCGCAAATCTGTCGCAGGGCGCGCTTGCCATGGTTGGCGGCTATGTCGCCTGGGCGCTGGCGACCGATGCCGGTCTGCCCGCATGGCTTGCCATTCCACTGGTGCTGGTGGTGATGTTCGGCCTGGGCGTGGTGCTGGAGCGGGTGGTGCTGCGGCGCATGGCCGGCGAGGCGCCGATCATGATCATCATGGTGACGCTGGGCATCGAGATCATGCTGCGCGGCGTGGTGCCGGGCATCTGGGGCGCCGACGTCAAGCGCCTGGATCTGGGGATCGGCCAGGATCCGATCTTCCTGGGGCCGATGCTGATCAACACCGCTTATCTGGTGGGCGGGGTGGTGTCGCTGGTGCTGATCGGGCTGTCGGTGCTGTTCTTCGGCACGCTGCACGGCATCGTGCTGCGGGCGGTGTCGGACGACCAGATCGCCGCATGGTCGGTGGGCATCCGGGTTGAGCATGCGATCGCGCTGGCCTGGGGGATTTCCGGGGTCACCGCCGCATCGGCGGGCATCCTGTGGGGCTCGGTTCAGGGCGTCGACTGGACGTTGTCGCTGTTCCTGGTCAAGGGGCTGGCGGTGGCCATCCTGGGCGGACTCGACAGCGTGCCCGGGCTGCTGGTGGCGGGGCTGCTGGTCGGCATCGCCGAAAGCCTGGTCGCAGGCCTGCTCGACCCTGTGGTTGGCGGCGGCACCCGCGACATCGTGGCCGCGGTGATCATCCTGCTGACCGTGCTGATCCGCCCCTACGGCCTGTTCGGCCGCATCCATATCGAAAGGGTCTGA
- a CDS encoding AMP-binding protein, with translation MLTILAANARDHGDRPALRERALGIWQTYDWRDYRDRVAAIAAGLDALGFRRGDALAVLGDNRAALYFGSVAAMALGGFASPVFPDVPPEELVHFTRIAQPCFALAEDQEQTDKLLALRATSGLPATIIYDDPRGIAGYDEPGLVALADLAARGRARLAAEPGLMDDIMGRAGADDIAVLLHSSGTTGVPKGIPIRHGQALAAAAAAAEGGCFRTGDEHIAYLPMAWVGDFVFSIAGAMAQRFVVNIPERQETVARDLREVAPTLYLAAPRAWDLMLTRVQVGMEESTAFKRAVYQRFMALATGMERDRLAGRRPGMMRRMLRAVGEPVIFGPIKDHLGLSRATRAYTGGEAIGEDTYVFFRALGIDLRQFYGQTESCALVVCQTGGEAMPHSVGRPLPGVAVRISAEGEILISAGSVFNGYLGAAAAGDDTLVTDDAGRRWLRTGDAGHLEAGGELVVLGRMGDVRHTTGGARFIAGHVENRLKFSPYIRNAAVFGDGRPHLAALICIDEAAVGQWAQRHGVTWTSYADLSQHPKVLDLVGEAVARTNGVLPEGERVRRFANLHKDFDADDGEITRTRKLRRGLIESRYGALIEALYGPGDATTLDIEITYETGARAMTSRRIMLREAR, from the coding sequence GTGCTGACGATCCTGGCGGCGAATGCCCGCGATCATGGCGATCGGCCGGCCCTGCGCGAGCGCGCGCTGGGCATCTGGCAGACCTATGACTGGCGTGATTATCGCGACCGGGTGGCGGCGATCGCGGCCGGGCTCGACGCGCTGGGCTTCCGGCGGGGCGATGCCCTGGCGGTGCTGGGCGACAACCGGGCGGCGCTGTATTTCGGATCGGTCGCGGCCATGGCGCTGGGCGGTTTCGCATCGCCCGTGTTCCCCGACGTGCCGCCCGAGGAACTGGTGCACTTCACCCGCATCGCGCAGCCGTGCTTCGCGCTGGCCGAGGATCAGGAGCAGACCGACAAGCTGCTGGCGCTGCGCGCTACATCGGGCCTGCCCGCGACGATCATCTATGACGATCCGCGCGGCATCGCCGGCTATGACGAGCCCGGGCTGGTGGCGCTGGCCGATCTGGCGGCGCGCGGTCGGGCGCGGCTCGCGGCCGAACCGGGGCTTATGGACGACATCATGGGCCGGGCCGGCGCCGACGATATCGCGGTGCTGCTGCACTCATCTGGCACCACCGGCGTGCCCAAGGGCATCCCGATCCGCCATGGTCAGGCGCTGGCGGCGGCGGCGGCGGCAGCCGAAGGCGGCTGCTTCCGCACGGGCGACGAACACATCGCCTATCTGCCGATGGCCTGGGTGGGCGATTTCGTGTTCAGCATCGCCGGCGCCATGGCGCAGCGCTTCGTGGTGAACATTCCCGAGCGCCAGGAAACCGTGGCCCGAGACCTGAGGGAAGTGGCGCCGACCCTGTATCTGGCGGCGCCGCGCGCCTGGGATCTGATGCTGACCCGGGTGCAGGTTGGCATGGAGGAGAGCACGGCGTTCAAGCGCGCGGTCTATCAGCGCTTCATGGCGCTGGCGACCGGTATGGAGCGCGACCGCCTGGCCGGCCGCCGGCCGGGCATGATGCGGCGGATGCTGCGCGCTGTCGGCGAGCCGGTGATCTTTGGCCCGATCAAGGATCATCTGGGTCTGTCGCGCGCCACCCGCGCCTATACCGGCGGCGAAGCGATCGGCGAGGACACTTATGTGTTCTTCCGCGCGCTGGGCATCGACCTTCGGCAGTTCTATGGCCAGACCGAAAGCTGCGCGCTGGTGGTCTGCCAGACCGGCGGCGAGGCCATGCCGCATAGTGTCGGCCGGCCGCTTCCCGGCGTGGCGGTCAGGATATCGGCCGAGGGCGAGATCCTGATCAGCGCCGGATCGGTGTTCAACGGCTATCTGGGTGCCGCCGCCGCCGGTGACGACACCCTGGTGACGGATGACGCCGGCCGGCGCTGGTTGCGCACCGGCGATGCCGGTCACCTCGAGGCCGGCGGGGAACTGGTGGTGCTGGGCCGGATGGGCGATGTCCGCCACACCACCGGCGGCGCGCGCTTCATTGCCGGCCATGTCGAGAACCGGCTGAAGTTCAGCCCCTATATCCGCAATGCGGCGGTGTTTGGCGATGGGCGGCCGCATCTGGCGGCGCTGATCTGCATCGACGAGGCGGCGGTGGGCCAGTGGGCGCAGCGACATGGCGTCACCTGGACATCCTATGCCGACCTGTCGCAGCACCCGAAGGTGCTGGATCTGGTGGGCGAGGCGGTGGCGCGCACCAACGGCGTGCTGCCCGAGGGTGAACGTGTGCGCCGCTTCGCCAATCTGCACAAGGATTTCGATGCGGATGACGGCGAGATCACCCGCACCCGCAAGCTGCGTCGCGGGCTGATCGAGAGCCGCTATGGCGCGCTGATCGAGGCGCTGTACGGCCCCGGAGACGCCACGACCCTGGATATCGAGATCACCTATGAGACCGGCGCGCGTGCGATGACCAGCCGCCGGATCATGCTGCGGGAGGCGCGCTGA